The genomic region TCTGTCCTGTTATTTTGATGGTTGGTTCATCTCTTCTGATTTAGGCTTTAGAAAAATAAGCCCCCAATTTTGGTACAAGGTTTTGGAACACTTTGGTATAAAAACGGGAGAAGAAATTTTATTTATTGATGATCGTAAATCCAACATAGATATGGCAAAACAGTTTGGCATTAATGGTCTACATATATCAGATGAAAAACAAATACTACTACTTAGCCAACATATAGATGATAATTCGCTGTGTGATTTGTAACCTTTTCGAATTGACTGCAATAATAATAGTAAAAGGAATGATTATTACTCTTATTTAAATACTGCCTAATTCCCTGCTTGTTTTGTTCTTTGTTAGTTCTTAAAATGGATCTTATGGCGACACAAACAATTGATGAACTTGATGTACTTTTAGTCTTACCTCAGAAGGAAACTCTGCATAAGAAGCAATTAGTATTATGGCTACCTTATTTAGGAGGAACGAAAGAAGGGGTAAAACCTCACCTGGATTACTTAGCTAGCCAAGGGTATCATGCCTTAAGTATTGATCCCTACAGACATGGCGGAAGATCTCGACTGAGTCCCAAGGATCTACATCAATTAGTGTTTAGCAATTTTAGAACCTATATGTGGGAAATATTAGGTAGAACGATCTTAGATTCCATGAAAGCCATAGATTGGTGTTTAAAGGAATTACCATTATCCCCCCAGGTTCTAGCGGGAGGGCTCTCAATGGGAGGTGACATTGCTATTAGTTTATCCTTAGTAGATGCGAGAATAAGCAAAGTTGCAGCCCTTGGTTCAACGCCGGATTGGACACGACCAGGGATGACTGAAGTCTTTGATTCAAATAAGATAATCCCTCAAGGATCGCCCTCGTTCCTATCTCAGTGGTATAAGGATCAGTTTGATCCCATGACAAGACAACTTCCTTCTGATAAGAATTTAAATTACCACATCACTCTAGGAGAACTAGATACCCATATCAGTCCTAATATGGTACGACCATTCGAGGATAAGATTCTTACCCCTCATAGCAATAGCAAAATAAAAATAGATATCATTCCTGATGTTAATCATATCGAATTACTACAGAATGAAGATCTCATATATAAGGTTCTTAGGAGATTAATCCATGGCTAGTGATATTGACTATATGAGTTACATTGCAGAGCAAGTTAAAGAGGCGGGACAGATTACTTATCGAAAGATGTTTGGAGAATATGCTCTATACTGTGATAGGAAAGTGGTTGCCCTAGTATGTGACAATCAATTATTCGTCAAACCCACAAATGCGGGTAGGCAATTCATTGGTGAACCACAAGAACATCCTGCATATAAAGGTGCTAAACCAAGCTTTTTGATAGAAGACCGGATTGATGATAAAGAATGGTTAACAGAATTGATCTACCTTACAGCTAAAGAACTCCCCCTACCTAAACCGAAGAAAAAGAAAACTCAAGAACTGTAATGAGTGTCGACAAACTCTACTTTACAGTACATTCCTTTACTCCCATCAAAAAGGACAGTCCCATTCATTTGGTTTTCTGCTATTGTCTTAATCAACAGGAATCCCAAAGACTGAGATTCTTCCAAAGAAAAATCTGAAGGAAGACCAACGCCATTATCCTGATACTCAATAGTAATATAACCATTCCCATTGTATTTTGCTGATACAAATATTTCTCCCTCTGTTAAATTGGGGAAGGCATACTTAATGGAATTAGTGATTAATTCATTCATGATCAATCCACAAGGAACAGCATAATCAAGAACTAAAGGTATGTGTTCTAATTTGGTATTAAGAGAGATATTTAAATCACTTCTATCAAAAGAACCTATTATAAGAGCCAATAATTCAGCAATATACTTATCCAGATAGATATGAGACAAATCATCTGAGCGGTATAGCATTTGATGAACTAATGCCATAGACTGTACCTTTTTTTCTAAATCCCATATAACAGTCTTTATCTCTTTTTTGTCTGTTTCATCTGCCTTAAGGGATAAGATAGAAGAAATAACTTGTAAATTATTTTTGGTTCTATGATATAGCTCTCTAAATAAATTATCCCGTTCTGATAGAGTATTTTCGAGTTCCAAAGTTCTTTGTTGAACCTGATCTTCCAAGCCCTTATAGGAACTTTTTATTTTTTTGACCATCTTATTAAACCCATCCGCTAAGAGGACAAATTCCTTACTCCCTTCACCTAGAAAAACTTGTTGGTCAAAAAGACCCTTCTCTATATCTTCTACAGCATGTATCAAGACCCCCAGTGGATTTCGAATGCTTGTGATGAGATTAAGAATAATTAGAAACCCAATAACTAAAGCAGCAAATGTTAATATATAGGCTAGGGTTATACTTTTATCTGACTTAACATGTGAACTATTCAGATATTCTGAAGCTTTATTTTGAGCAAAAACACTTAGATACTCCATTTCCCTTTCAAAAACCAGCTGATTATTCATGGAACCAAATGTTGATATACCCCCGCCTGATTCCATATACTGATTTATACGTGATTCACGAGAGCTCCGCCATTTTTCATATTCCCTGTAGGCGATGTTCATTCTGTCCATATCACCAAGAAATCTTTCCTTTACAACAGAAAAATCATCTTCAATGAGTTTGTCCCATTCTTTTATCTGGGCCAGATATAGCTCTTCTTGGCTTTGGTTCCAATGAGGAGATTCAGCAATAGCTCTCTTTATTTTCTCAATATTTAATTGTATTCTTAGTAAGGCGTTGCTGACTGAGAAAGGATGGTTATAAGTTAATTCTGTTAACTCCCCTATATCCCGCATCTCATTAATTATGAATAGATTAAGACTACCAAAAAGAATAAAAAACATAATATAGGTAGCTTTCAATAAAGTTAGTACTGAAAAACGATATCCATTATTACTCATAGACAATCCCTTTAAGTAAACATCTATTACTAAGCATATGGATATTGGTTGAGACATCAATGGAGAAAGAAAAAAAGCTGCCCTCAGGCAGCTTTTCTGATTTAGATTTATTTCTTATATTTCTTCATGCCATTCTCTACAACACGAACAACATAAGGACGCATTTGCTTGGCAGTGATTATATCATCAATAGAACCTACTGATTTAGCTCTCTCAACAGAATGAATCTTATCAAAGCGTTGACCAAGTTCAGTCTGCTTCTCATTTTTAACCTTAGAAAATAAGGTGTCAAAATCTTTTTGACTACATTTCTTTTGATTAAGCTCTTCCTGCTTATCAATGATTCGTTGATCAGAGTAAGTATCTTTCAATACATCCCTTGGGAAAACAACCGCCGCAGCTGGAGCTCCACCAAGAACAGAGGCATAAGATCCTTGTATCGCTGCAGATTTTAAGTTCGGGTTAAGAGACTTGGAGAATACAACATAGGCACCTCCATGATATCTTGAAGTAACAACGAAAGCTATTGGACCTTCAAAGTTAACGATAGCTCTGCCGATTTCTGCACCATACTCCAATTGCAATCTTCTGAGTGACTCAGGTGATCCATCAAAACCAGACAAGTTCGCAACGATTACTAAAGGAAGTCTCCTGGAATAGGCATTAATACCTCTCGCAATTTTCTTACTTGCTTTAGGGAATAGAGTTCCTCCATTCCAACTCTCAGGACCATCAAAAGGGATAGATCCTACACGACTTAAATTACGACTTTCTATTCCAATCATTCCCACAGGATACCCACCTATTTGAGTTTCCCAAACAATGGAGGTATCAGCATCCTGCATATTTCTCCATCGTTCCAAATATCCAGAATCAGAATCAATCAAAGCATTCATAACCTGTCTAACATCAAATGGTTTTTTTCTTTCTCCATTCTTTTCTAGACTGAATATATCTCCAATAGTCTCAAAACCTTGTCCCAGAAAATCCTTATAGGGAGTAACGGTAATATCACGATCTACAGGGTCAATACTAACACGGCGGCTTGGATATACTTCACCAGGTGACACATAGGTATATCGATAATGCTCAAATAAGACTTGATAAGCGGCCGCTAAGTTGGACACTTTGATTTGAGATTGTCCATTTGGTCCCATGATCTTCTCAGCTCCACCGATGTCTAGATTGGTTTCACCAGATACGGATCCAGCAAAATCCAATGCCTTTTTACCTGTAAGCAACATGGAAGCTTCCTCTGTCATTATTAAGAGACCTTTAGTGTGCATTAGCATGGTAGCTTCAGCATTCCAATAAGACTGTGCTCCTACATTGACCCCTGTTACAATGATATTGATCTCTCCACCTTTCTGAGTAAACTCTATAATTTTCTTAAGAGTTACAGCAGTCCAGTCTAAGTTTTCAGTACCACTTTCCATATTAATCTTGGCCCCGGAGGAAATAGGAAGCCATTCTACTGGTAAGTTCATTTCATCAGCCAAGTCGATCGCAGCATTAATTCTACGACATTCAGGTTCAGATAGAGAACCTAAATCCTTTGTTGGATCAGCCAGGATGAGGACTCGTTTAATAGGTACTTCAAGAGAATCATCATAATTAGTGATGATACCAAAAATAACATTAGAGTCATTCTCACCAGGAGCTCTATCAGAAACACATATAGTCTCCTGTTCTTCCTTACTAGAGACATACCTTACGTCGTATTCCTGGAATTCTCCTTTAAGGGTTTCCTGATCCCTGGAAAAACCTGCAGAGGTCAACATCTTAATGATTTCATAAGGATAAACGGTATTCCTTTGTCTGGCCTTAACAACCTTGGACACATAGCTATCCAATGTAGCTAAAGGTTGAGAGGAAGGAGTTCTCACTCTCAAGCTGAATTGATCTTGGGTTACAGTAAGGAAGTTTAATTCTAACTCCCTGATTACTTTTTCACTCCAGCGTTTGCGTCTGGTATAGACAACAAGCTTTTCAACACCCAGGTCTTTTGTTCTAGCGGTTAACTTCTGACCATACATTTCTAATTGTTTTGTTCTAATTCCCAACAAAGTTCTGTTGTACATAATGATCCGGTTCCACTGTAAACGGTACCGATACCTTGCCTGAGCGGCTCGCATTACATAAATAGCTTCTAAAAGATGAGTTTCAAACATAACCAATCTGTTGATGTCATCGTCTTCATTTAACTCAGGTTCAATCTCAGATACATCCGCTAATCCAATCAAACGTATGTCTTTAGGATTTTCTTTTGATGTAGCTTCTAATAAAAATACCCCTTCATTCTGATACAGGATATTCAAATTGAAGTTCATCAGTCGGCGTACTCGTAACTCTCGGAATTGAAGAGGACTAAACCCTCTCCTCAATTCATCTTCAACAAGCCCCTCATTCCAGGTATAACTACGATAACTATGAGTTCTTGCGGTTGTGAATATGCCGACTGATAACCAATCTGCTTTGAAAGCATCAGTCCTCACTTGATCATGGAAGATATCTAAAGAGTCTTTTGAACCTTCACAATGAATAAATAGACAAACTTCTACTTTCTCACCGACTTTGACATGATCTAACCATTTTTGAATAGGCAAGGTTTTCGTTAGGTCTTTATCTGTTAGATAGACATTTAAAGAACTTCTCTCCTTTCCCTCATAGGTACTTACCACCTTATGGAGGAAAGTTTCTCCGCAGAGTAATCCTTCACTAGCAATAACCTTTCTATCTCTATTTTGACGCTCTGCTAAAACTTGTAGAGCGATTTGGCTAATTTGTTCATCCTTTTTGTTAAACAATCCTAAAATGTCATACATAATATACGGACTGGAATCTACGAGCTTATTGATATAAGCATCGATATTCTTGGACTTGGCTAATTGCTCAACCATCTCCTGTAAAGTTTTATAATTTTCCTTCTTAAGATCTTCCAGTTTCTGAATATCAATAACACGATACCGCGCATGAATAGCAGCATCAGCTAAACTCTGAGCCGTTGTTTGGGATAGCTCAATAATAGCATCAATATTCTTGGACAATTCGTTATGATACTCTCGATCAATATCCATTACTTCAATAGCTTCAAGAACTTTTAGAATAGCTTTTTGCTTTGTATCAATGGAAGTTCTACTTCTAAAGGCATAATACAATGCAATGTTAATGCCTTCTGTATCCCCATCGAGTGAAGGATAACAGGCTTTCATCTCATCAAGCATATCAAGGAATTCCTGTGGCAATCCCTTCTCTTTATCTTGAGATCTCCTAAAATAATGACTTAGCATTTCCTGGTATGTTACAGGACGACTAAAGGTATCAGCTTCTACTTCTTTACTAATAAATAGACGCTCAATTCTATAATAGTAGCCTAGAGCTTGAATGAATGTTTGAACTAAATCGTCTTTAAGATGGGGATGCTCTTCAGAGTACTCAACCATTGCAGCGAGAGAACTTTTAAATTCCCCTCTAGAATCATATCCAAGGAAAAGGGCTTTAAAATCCTTTTTTATACCAGACCATATATCTTTTTCACAATTGGAACATTGATTAAAGGGAACAGGGTCTACTTCAGAATGACTTTGCTCTTCTTCCCCTTCCACCTCGATTTGAACAAGAGATTGTCCTGCAGCTATTTGAGCCCCAGGTATAACACAAATCTCTTTTACAATACCATCAGAAGGAGCTTCTACAAGCATTTCCATCTTCATGGCTTCAAGGATTAGAAGAATATCACCTTTCTTCACTCTATCGTTCTCTTTGACATTCACAGATAAGACAACAGAGGGAGAAGGAGATTTAACATATCCCCCTGATTCGCTTTCAAGGAAGACAGGAGAACCATCTACTTCACATTGTAAAGTATCACCACGAGGTATAATAAGGATATTATGAGTCTTTCCATTGACTGTAAGTACAGATTCCTGATCTAGAACTTGATACTGGCAAACCAAAGTTTTATCATCAATCGATAAATGATAGTGATGATCACCTACATAACGAACGAGGAAATTATAAGTATTACCCTGAGAAGATATATTAACTTCATGACCTTCTGCTTTTAGAGCATAACGGGGTCGGCCCATTCGCTGAATTTGTTCCTGGAAGTTAAGAAACTCTTCTTTGGATTCCTTAATATACATCTCAACAGCACCTGCCATGAGAGCAACTTCAACTAAGTCTGGTTCAGCAATAATTTTTCTGTTTTTGATAAGATCTTCTACAAAGCCTGTATGAATACCGCCCTTTTTCACCTCTGGATTATCAAGAAGTTCAAGTAGAAAAGATCTATTGGTTGTACCATTCTGAATTTTTATACGTAATTCTTTAAGAGCTCTCTTGAGACGAGCCATGGTCTCTTCTCTGGTTGGAGCAGAGGCTATGATCTTAGCGACCATAGAGTCGAATTCACTTGGAATATCCGAACCTTGCTCAATACCAGAATCGATTCGAATACCAGGCCCGGATGGAGCTTTAAATAATTCTACCAAACCGGGAGCTGGACTAAAGTCTCTATCAGGATCTTCTGCGTTCAACCGAACTTCCATTACCCAGCCATTTGGCTGTCGATCTGATAGATCAACAACATTACCTAATGCCGCATCAATCTGACCTTTGACAAGGTCAATACTATAGAGGGTTTCTGTAATAGGATGTTCTACTTGTAATCGGGTATTAACTTCCATAAAGAAGAACTGTTTTCGATTGAGGTCATACAAATATTCAACAGTTCCTGCACCAACATAACCTGCGGCCTTAATAAGTCTGGCAGCAGCTGCCTGCATAGCTTCCATTACTTCTGTGTCAAATCCAGCTGGTGGTGTCTCTTCAATGATTTTTTGATTCTTACGTTGGGCAGAACAATCCCGAACTCCAAAAGTATTCACATTACCATGAGCATCCGCTAAACATTGAACCTCTAAGTGACGTCCTTTCTCTACGAGAGCTTCTATAAATACAATATCATTTCCGGTTATTCTAATCGTTTCTTCTTTAGCAGATTTAAATTGTGATTCTAATTCTTCAGGAGTCCTAACAAAACGGATTCCCCTACCACCACCGGCATTACTGGCCTTAACAATAACAGGATATCCAATATCTTTTGATATTTTCTTTGCTTCTTCTAAGCTATCAACAGATTTCTTACTCCATGGAAGGATAGGAACATCAGCTTTCTCTGCTATTTCCTTGGCCGTAATTTTATCACCTAGTTCTGCCATGGCTTTTGAACTTGGCCCCATAAAGACTATTCCAGCTTGTTCAACCTTTTCAGCAAAGATAGAATCTTCTGAAACAAATCCCCAACCGACCCAAATTGCTTGAGAATCACTGGTTTTGATAGCTTCTAACATTAATTCATGATCAAGATACGGGCTTTTTTGCTTACCTGGGAAGGAGGACAGGGCTGATAATGCTAAGCTATCATCAGCCATCTTAACGAAAGGAGCATGCTCCTCCTTATCTATATAATAAGCAACAGTCTTAAGATCTGTCCCGTGTAATGCATTATACTCTTTTACAGCGCGAATGAAACGAAGTGCTGCTTCGCCTCGGTTAACAATACCGATACGGTCATTATTTTCCAACTTCTTAATGAGCATGTCTGACACAATAACTCCTTTTGCTTTAAGTACCATAATTGAATAAATTTAGACTTATATTCAATATGCAACCACAGAATAGTATAGCTCCATGGTTTAATCAATTCCCACGACAAGGGAGAATTGCAAGTTTTCTATAAGATTAACTCTATTTTCTCCATATACATTGTTATTTTAAACGATGCATACGCTTTAAAAATCGATAGATAGTTTTGATATTGGCTTTACCAGCCAATGTATTTGGGCGAAATCCAGTGTAATGACTTGCCCAGGGATTTTCCCATTCTAAAGTGGGATGGCTTCTTTGAATATGCTTAGTACTTTGATAGGATACTGGTATTATGAGATCTCCTATTCCCCGTCCTTGATTCATTCTATTTTTTCTCTCCCTCTCCGCTCTTAAGATAAGCTCATTATCTTCATGAGGACAGTCTCGTAATACTTTAGTTGAATAAAAAAACTCAGCTCTTTGCATATTAGCTTCTAGAGTCTTCCCAAATACATTGATGTATCTCATTAAGTGAATACCTAACATATGTCCTAAAGATAAGACGGGACTAATAATCAACAAACTAAGTTTGAGCTTCTTGCTTTTCATGCTTGTTTCCACTATATCAGATAAAGAACTGGAAGCTCCTGTTATGGAGGCTATCTTCACTTTTTCAAATTTATGATGATTTACAAGACTTAGAACAGAATAAGGGTCTAGCAAATTAGAACTGTTAAGATCTGAGAAAGCATACTCAATCTCACCTTTAAGTCCTGATATCCATTTACGAAAATTAAGCAAATGATTCTCCATTCTCAATCCATTATTGTCATCATTATCCAGATCAGCTTTCAATGCGATACCCAGCATATCTAAAGTCCTAATCATAGAATCAACAGATCCATCTTTTGGCCGAATGTATTCAAGAGCTTCATCATACATCATCATAAGCCCCGGATCGGTGTGATATAACCCTAATATACTGAATAGTATATCACTAAACCCCTGGGACACAGTTAGTTTGTTATCAGGATTAGCTAAAGGAGAACCTAGGACAGGGGTTTGGAAGACACAGATAGATTCAATAATCTGTTTATCAAATAAATTCTCATCAATCCATGCAAGAAAAAGAGCAACTAACCCACCTTGACTATACCCAATCAAAACATGTCTTAACTCATCACCAGGATGATTTTTTTCAAACTGGATAGAATCCTCTAATAATATCTCATAATACCCTTTATTATCTTTGGTATTCATTCGGGTAAGAGAATCCTTTTCATGAGCTTTGTTGTCCAAACCAGTAATCCAGTATTGATCCAAAATGGCTTGAGCATTCTCCCCATAAGGCTCTTTTAATTTCTTGATGATATGATTATCCCATAGCAAATAACGACCAAGACATTTTACAACGATTGGGACAAAATACTCGTCATAGTCTTTTCTCCCTGTAGCTTCATGAAGTTCTTCATACATTAAAGCATTTGTATTGCTGGGAGGACCAACATTAACATGTGAACGTTGTCCCCAACTCCCATAAGAACCATATATTTTTTGAAACTTCTTTTTTTGATTTTCTAAAAGGACAGTAGAGGCATTAAGAGTCCATAACCTGTAATACAAACTCATTCAATAACCTCAAGGCCATCCCATCGTACAGGTGTCTTATGAAAAATATCCTTTAATCTTGATAGATAATATTGGCAGACCCCATCATCAGAATTTTCACTAAAACCATTACTAAAGGTCGTTTTACATTCAGAAAAATTGCCTAGCTTATAATCAATAAGTGCTTGTTCTATTAACTGTTTGGTCTTTGTATAACGAGCTTTGAGAATAGGAGGTTCTGCTTCTATAAGATGATAAGCCGCTATAGGGTTTCTCTTTCCCTTGACTTTAAAGATTCCTAAAGGACGATATTGATCAGGATGTATTTCATTAACAAAAACTTCTGAAAAGACAACAGCAGCTCCAAAAATCCGCGATAAATGATGCATACGTTCAGCCTGATTAACCGCATCTGCAATAACAGTGACATCCATACGGGAAGGCTCACCTACACAGCCTAACATCACATTACCAGCATGTATTCCCATAGAGAATTGTAGATCCTGCCAAACCCTTTCCTTGTTAATACGAAGTATAATATTTTGTATTTCCATAGCCGCTTGTACAGCACCTAAAGAAATATCAGGAAAGAGAGCATTAAATCCATGTCCCATAAATCTCTCAATATAACCCCCATTCTGTTTAATAATAGGGCCAATCTCATAATAGAGCTGATTAACATAATTCATGACCTCACCAGGTTTCATAGAGTCCGTAAGGGCACTGAAGTTTTTGATATCACCCACGAGAAGGGTCATCTTTGTTTGAGTCTTATCTCCTAATCGAACTTCAGCAATATCTTTCCTTCCTAACATTTCCAGATACTGTCGAGGAACAAAACGGTCATAGGCCCGGTTAAGAATGAGCATACGATTACTATAATTTTCCATAAAAGTGATAGCGTGTACAAACTGATGAACAAGAAGCCCTCCCTGGGATAAAATGACAAGAACTGTTGCATTCCCCCACCAGACGGAAGGCAATAATCCAGAATGAGAGTGGTACATTGTGTTAACAACCGGAACGAGTATGGATAAGGGAATAATAGGCAATATTGTCAGCAAGGCCCTTCGTTTATTAAACCTGGCTCCATAAATGATAAGAAATAAACCAAAGGCCACCATTAACGCTGCATATGTCTCAAGAATAGAGGACCAAGTCCGATTATGGATCAGATAAAATGTGGGAATATCACCCACTCCAAGTAAGAGAAAAGGAGTAATCTCTATGGACACGATCAATAACCAGACAGACAAAACAATCCTACCAGCCCAACGAGGCCAACTATTGGGAAACTGGGTTTTCAGAAAATATATAATCCCTACAAGAGGAATAAAATTGACCAGATGATTAATGAGTAAAAAAAATATGGGAGATATACGTTCAAAGAGGATAGCAATAGGAGGTAGATATACTTCCTGATTACTAACAAGCTTCCATCCCATAAAAAAGGAAAATATAGCAAAATAGAAAGCCCCTTTTTCTTTATGACGAATAATAAATAAGACAAAAAACAACAGGGCAGTGAGGAGAAGTATCCCTCCTTGAAACCAACGAAAGGATAAGTTAATACGTTCATTATTACTCATCATGTCATAGCTGCCGATCTTCCAGTCTTCCCACAAGTCATCAGAATGAACAAAAGCACTATTTACATCGATAGACCAACGTAAACGTAATTCTGATTTACCGGAAGGGATAGGTATCAAATGTCCCCAACCAACAGGACTTAAGGCTAACAATTCATTATTAAGATATAAGCT from Spirochaeta cellobiosiphila DSM 17781 harbors:
- a CDS encoding alpha/beta hydrolase family protein, giving the protein MATQTIDELDVLLVLPQKETLHKKQLVLWLPYLGGTKEGVKPHLDYLASQGYHALSIDPYRHGGRSRLSPKDLHQLVFSNFRTYMWEILGRTILDSMKAIDWCLKELPLSPQVLAGGLSMGGDIAISLSLVDARISKVAALGSTPDWTRPGMTEVFDSNKIIPQGSPSFLSQWYKDQFDPMTRQLPSDKNLNYHITLGELDTHISPNMVRPFEDKILTPHSNSKIKIDIIPDVNHIELLQNEDLIYKVLRRLIHG
- a CDS encoding histidine kinase dimerization/phosphoacceptor domain -containing protein gives rise to the protein MSNNGYRFSVLTLLKATYIMFFILFGSLNLFIINEMRDIGELTELTYNHPFSVSNALLRIQLNIEKIKRAIAESPHWNQSQEELYLAQIKEWDKLIEDDFSVVKERFLGDMDRMNIAYREYEKWRSSRESRINQYMESGGGISTFGSMNNQLVFEREMEYLSVFAQNKASEYLNSSHVKSDKSITLAYILTFAALVIGFLIILNLITSIRNPLGVLIHAVEDIEKGLFDQQVFLGEGSKEFVLLADGFNKMVKKIKSSYKGLEDQVQQRTLELENTLSERDNLFRELYHRTKNNLQVISSILSLKADETDKKEIKTVIWDLEKKVQSMALVHQMLYRSDDLSHIYLDKYIAELLALIIGSFDRSDLNISLNTKLEHIPLVLDYAVPCGLIMNELITNSIKYAFPNLTEGEIFVSAKYNGNGYITIEYQDNGVGLPSDFSLEESQSLGFLLIKTIAENQMNGTVLFDGSKGMYCKVEFVDTHYSS
- a CDS encoding adenylate/guanylate cyclase domain-containing protein — translated: MKCILIISAYLIIFVSPVTVFGDDLTLQYYLDYSNWNIEDNPQRPVEMEYQTESLGIAQLLRNSLKSTNILSGRVNVNLVIELPAASPTLSLQVGTIPSSWSLYLNNELLALSPVGWGHLIPIPSGKSELRLRWSIDVNSAFVHSDDLWEDWKIGSYDMMSNNERINLSFRWFQGGILLLTALLFFVLFIIRHKEKGAFYFAIFSFFMGWKLVSNQEVYLPPIAILFERISPIFFLLINHLVNFIPLVGIIYFLKTQFPNSWPRWAGRIVLSVWLLIVSIEITPFLLLGVGDIPTFYLIHNRTWSSILETYAALMVAFGLFLIIYGARFNKRRALLTILPIIPLSILVPVVNTMYHSHSGLLPSVWWGNATVLVILSQGGLLVHQFVHAITFMENYSNRMLILNRAYDRFVPRQYLEMLGRKDIAEVRLGDKTQTKMTLLVGDIKNFSALTDSMKPGEVMNYVNQLYYEIGPIIKQNGGYIERFMGHGFNALFPDISLGAVQAAMEIQNIILRINKERVWQDLQFSMGIHAGNVMLGCVGEPSRMDVTVIADAVNQAERMHHLSRIFGAAVVFSEVFVNEIHPDQYRPLGIFKVKGKRNPIAAYHLIEAEPPILKARYTKTKQLIEQALIDYKLGNFSECKTTFSNGFSENSDDGVCQYYLSRLKDIFHKTPVRWDGLEVIE
- a CDS encoding TfoX/Sxy family protein, with product MASDIDYMSYIAEQVKEAGQITYRKMFGEYALYCDRKVVALVCDNQLFVKPTNAGRQFIGEPQEHPAYKGAKPSFLIEDRIDDKEWLTELIYLTAKELPLPKPKKKKTQEL
- a CDS encoding carboxyl transferase domain-containing protein, with protein sequence MVLKAKGVIVSDMLIKKLENNDRIGIVNRGEAALRFIRAVKEYNALHGTDLKTVAYYIDKEEHAPFVKMADDSLALSALSSFPGKQKSPYLDHELMLEAIKTSDSQAIWVGWGFVSEDSIFAEKVEQAGIVFMGPSSKAMAELGDKITAKEIAEKADVPILPWSKKSVDSLEEAKKISKDIGYPVIVKASNAGGGRGIRFVRTPEELESQFKSAKEETIRITGNDIVFIEALVEKGRHLEVQCLADAHGNVNTFGVRDCSAQRKNQKIIEETPPAGFDTEVMEAMQAAAARLIKAAGYVGAGTVEYLYDLNRKQFFFMEVNTRLQVEHPITETLYSIDLVKGQIDAALGNVVDLSDRQPNGWVMEVRLNAEDPDRDFSPAPGLVELFKAPSGPGIRIDSGIEQGSDIPSEFDSMVAKIIASAPTREETMARLKRALKELRIKIQNGTTNRSFLLELLDNPEVKKGGIHTGFVEDLIKNRKIIAEPDLVEVALMAGAVEMYIKESKEEFLNFQEQIQRMGRPRYALKAEGHEVNISSQGNTYNFLVRYVGDHHYHLSIDDKTLVCQYQVLDQESVLTVNGKTHNILIIPRGDTLQCEVDGSPVFLESESGGYVKSPSPSVVLSVNVKENDRVKKGDILLILEAMKMEMLVEAPSDGIVKEICVIPGAQIAAGQSLVQIEVEGEEEQSHSEVDPVPFNQCSNCEKDIWSGIKKDFKALFLGYDSRGEFKSSLAAMVEYSEEHPHLKDDLVQTFIQALGYYYRIERLFISKEVEADTFSRPVTYQEMLSHYFRRSQDKEKGLPQEFLDMLDEMKACYPSLDGDTEGINIALYYAFRSRTSIDTKQKAILKVLEAIEVMDIDREYHNELSKNIDAIIELSQTTAQSLADAAIHARYRVIDIQKLEDLKKENYKTLQEMVEQLAKSKNIDAYINKLVDSSPYIMYDILGLFNKKDEQISQIALQVLAERQNRDRKVIASEGLLCGETFLHKVVSTYEGKERSSLNVYLTDKDLTKTLPIQKWLDHVKVGEKVEVCLFIHCEGSKDSLDIFHDQVRTDAFKADWLSVGIFTTARTHSYRSYTWNEGLVEDELRRGFSPLQFRELRVRRLMNFNLNILYQNEGVFLLEATSKENPKDIRLIGLADVSEIEPELNEDDDINRLVMFETHLLEAIYVMRAAQARYRYRLQWNRIIMYNRTLLGIRTKQLEMYGQKLTARTKDLGVEKLVVYTRRKRWSEKVIRELELNFLTVTQDQFSLRVRTPSSQPLATLDSYVSKVVKARQRNTVYPYEIIKMLTSAGFSRDQETLKGEFQEYDVRYVSSKEEQETICVSDRAPGENDSNVIFGIITNYDDSLEVPIKRVLILADPTKDLGSLSEPECRRINAAIDLADEMNLPVEWLPISSGAKINMESGTENLDWTAVTLKKIIEFTQKGGEINIIVTGVNVGAQSYWNAEATMLMHTKGLLIMTEEASMLLTGKKALDFAGSVSGETNLDIGGAEKIMGPNGQSQIKVSNLAAAYQVLFEHYRYTYVSPGEVYPSRRVSIDPVDRDITVTPYKDFLGQGFETIGDIFSLEKNGERKKPFDVRQVMNALIDSDSGYLERWRNMQDADTSIVWETQIGGYPVGMIGIESRNLSRVGSIPFDGPESWNGGTLFPKASKKIARGINAYSRRLPLVIVANLSGFDGSPESLRRLQLEYGAEIGRAIVNFEGPIAFVVTSRYHGGAYVVFSKSLNPNLKSAAIQGSYASVLGGAPAAAVVFPRDVLKDTYSDQRIIDKQEELNQKKCSQKDFDTLFSKVKNEKQTELGQRFDKIHSVERAKSVGSIDDIITAKQMRPYVVRVVENGMKKYKK